In Kocuria turfanensis, a single genomic region encodes these proteins:
- the mgrA gene encoding L-glyceraldehyde 3-phosphate reductase, with protein MRTYGPDARYLAAEDRYETMPFRRVGHSGLKLPVISLGLWHNFGDDKPLATQRATLRRAFDLGVTHFDLANNYGPPAGSAELNFGRILREDFAPYRDELVISTKAGWDMWPGPYGFGGSRKYLVSSLDQSLQRMGLDHVDVFYHHRPDPDTPLEETMRALDHVVRSGRALYVGISSYNAELTLRAQQIMRELGTPLLIHQPSYSMLNRWVEAPGPSGTSLLGALTEAGMGSIVFSPLAQGMLTDRYLDGIPEGSRAAAEKSLKPEWLSDTTLEKVRGLHEIAADRGQSLAQMAIAWVLREQQDGQVTTALVGASSPQQLEDSVGAVRNLAFTPGELEAIDRLATDSDINIWAGAQDSKHA; from the coding sequence GTGCGCACCTACGGACCCGATGCCCGCTACCTCGCCGCCGAGGACCGCTACGAGACCATGCCCTTCCGGCGGGTGGGGCACTCCGGGCTCAAGCTGCCCGTGATCTCCCTGGGCCTGTGGCACAACTTCGGCGACGACAAGCCGCTCGCCACCCAGCGGGCCACGCTGCGCCGGGCCTTCGACCTCGGCGTGACCCACTTCGACCTCGCCAACAACTACGGCCCGCCGGCCGGGTCCGCCGAGCTGAACTTCGGCAGGATCCTGCGGGAGGACTTCGCGCCCTACCGGGACGAGCTGGTGATCTCCACGAAGGCCGGCTGGGACATGTGGCCGGGGCCCTACGGCTTCGGCGGCTCGCGCAAGTACCTGGTGTCCTCCCTGGACCAGTCCCTGCAGCGGATGGGCCTGGACCACGTGGACGTGTTCTACCACCACCGCCCGGACCCGGACACGCCGCTCGAGGAGACCATGCGGGCCCTCGACCACGTCGTGCGCTCGGGGCGGGCACTGTACGTGGGGATCTCCTCCTACAACGCGGAGCTGACCCTGCGCGCCCAGCAGATCATGCGCGAGCTCGGCACCCCGCTGCTGATCCACCAGCCCTCCTACTCGATGCTCAACCGGTGGGTCGAGGCCCCGGGCCCCTCGGGGACCTCGCTGCTGGGGGCGCTGACCGAGGCCGGCATGGGCTCGATCGTGTTCTCCCCGCTGGCCCAGGGCATGCTCACGGACCGCTACCTCGACGGGATCCCGGAGGGCTCCCGGGCCGCGGCCGAGAAGTCCCTGAAGCCGGAGTGGCTCTCGGACACGACCCTGGAGAAGGTCCGCGGCCTGCACGAGATCGCCGCCGACCGCGGGCAGAGCCTGGCCCAGATGGCGATCGCGTGGGTGCTGCGCGAGCAGCAGGACGGGCAGGTGACCACGGCCCTCGTGGGCGCCTCCTCCCCGCAGCAGCTCGAGGACAGCGTGGGCGCGGTGCGCAACCTCGCGTTCACCCCCGGGGAGCTGGAGGCCATCGACCGGCTGGCCACCGACTCCGACATCAACATCTGGGCGGGCGCCCAGGACTCCAAGCACGCATGA
- a CDS encoding DUF1905 domain-containing protein: protein MAFRAVLRRYPGPGAWVFAPVPEEHAPDVRGPFGRVPVTATVDGTTWSTSVWRDSRAGWLLAVPARVRGDKDDGDVVSVDVVVDASRL from the coding sequence ATGGCCTTCCGAGCGGTCCTGCGGCGGTACCCGGGCCCCGGCGCGTGGGTGTTCGCGCCGGTGCCGGAGGAGCACGCCCCCGACGTGCGCGGTCCCTTCGGCCGGGTCCCGGTGACGGCCACGGTCGACGGCACGACGTGGTCCACCAGCGTCTGGCGGGACTCCCGGGCCGGGTGGCTGCTCGCCGTGCCGGCGCGCGTGCGCGGGGACAAGGACGACGGGGACGTGGTGAGCGTGGACGTCGTCGTGGACGCCTCCCGGCTCTGA
- the tsaE gene encoding tRNA (adenosine(37)-N6)-threonylcarbamoyltransferase complex ATPase subunit type 1 TsaE, with protein MSEWTLSLTVDGPERTQALAERLGAGLRAGDLLVLTGELGAGKTTFTQGLGRGLGVRPGIISPTFVLVRRHPNVPDGSRPGGPDLVHVDAYRLGSAAEVDDIDLEDTVDSAVTVVEWGAGKVEHLADSRLEIVLERAVGAAPVGGTVDEHGQEDEDAEPRRITLTGIGPRWAGGPPSLEPPAESPAPGH; from the coding sequence ATGAGCGAGTGGACCCTGAGCCTGACCGTGGACGGCCCGGAGCGGACCCAGGCCCTGGCCGAGCGGCTCGGCGCCGGGCTGCGCGCCGGGGACCTGCTGGTCCTCACGGGCGAGCTCGGCGCGGGCAAGACGACCTTCACCCAGGGGCTGGGCCGGGGGCTGGGGGTGCGCCCCGGCATCATCTCGCCCACGTTCGTGCTGGTGCGGCGCCACCCCAACGTCCCGGACGGGTCCCGCCCCGGCGGCCCGGACCTCGTGCACGTCGACGCCTACCGGCTGGGCAGCGCGGCGGAGGTCGACGACATCGACCTCGAGGACACCGTGGACTCGGCCGTCACCGTGGTGGAGTGGGGGGCCGGGAAGGTCGAGCACCTCGCCGACTCCCGCCTGGAGATCGTGCTGGAGCGCGCGGTGGGCGCCGCGCCCGTCGGCGGCACCGTGGACGAGCACGGGCAGGAGGACGAGGACGCCGAGCCGCGCCGGATCACGCTGACCGGGATCGGCCCGCGCTGGGCGGGCGGCCCCCCGTCCCTGGAGCCGCCCGCGGAGAGCCCCGCGCCCGGGCACTAG
- a CDS encoding phosphatase, with product MTTSFLPPADLARHLDRHRLTGAVATPREANLRNIQGFLDGDQHQHMGVVRTRDWTYDEVFALMRDRVGISPDRSHVEGQDTISAELAVAALERYARVLGEVVAAGGRVLFATGHPAGLFPVYAQLARVARRAGAHVVRVPDGFAFEDGDVRQIEHVVMVEQYGGLRHTHFPGPMSLALEKLRRDGQNPPDLVVADHGLAGAAGSRGLRTIAIADCNDPGVFVAEAQGQVEVAVPLDDNLPPRLYDPVTAFVLRRAGLEDYV from the coding sequence GTGACGACTTCGTTCCTTCCCCCCGCCGACCTCGCCCGCCACCTCGACCGCCACCGTCTCACCGGAGCGGTGGCCACCCCCCGGGAGGCGAACCTGCGCAACATCCAGGGGTTCCTCGACGGCGACCAGCACCAGCACATGGGCGTGGTCCGCACCCGGGACTGGACCTACGACGAGGTGTTCGCGCTCATGCGCGACCGGGTCGGCATCTCGCCCGACCGCTCCCACGTGGAGGGCCAGGACACGATCTCCGCCGAGCTCGCCGTCGCCGCGCTGGAGCGCTACGCGCGCGTGCTCGGGGAGGTGGTCGCCGCCGGCGGGCGCGTGCTCTTCGCCACGGGCCACCCGGCCGGGCTGTTCCCCGTCTACGCGCAGCTGGCGCGCGTGGCCCGCCGCGCGGGCGCCCACGTCGTCCGGGTCCCGGACGGCTTCGCCTTCGAGGACGGCGACGTGCGCCAGATCGAGCACGTGGTGATGGTCGAGCAGTACGGGGGCCTGCGGCACACCCACTTCCCCGGGCCGATGTCCCTGGCCCTGGAGAAGCTGCGCCGCGACGGGCAGAACCCGCCGGACCTCGTGGTCGCCGACCACGGCCTCGCCGGGGCGGCCGGCTCGCGCGGGCTGCGGACGATCGCGATCGCCGACTGCAACGACCCCGGGGTGTTCGTCGCCGAGGCGCAGGGCCAGGTGGAGGTCGCCGTCCCGCTCGACGACAATCTGCCGCCGCGTCTCTACGACCCCGTCACCGCGTTCGTGCTGCGCCGCGCCGGCCTCGAGGACTACGTGTAG
- a CDS encoding LysE family translocator, which produces MEVSQYLALLGLWIAGIVAPGPDVLVILRNSSLGSRAAGVLTAVGVMTGNLVWITLSLTGVTVLISQADTAQRLIQVAGALFLGWLGVNGVRAGLAARTAPAAVPAGPAPPTGSAPSTVPPGAVPLPGAVPRGRALGPARAFVLGLVTNLSNAKAIIFFVALFANVVPAGARWWETALVFVLLVAVGLAWFTAVAWMGSVERLAATFRRHGAVVELASGALFLVLALALLVSAL; this is translated from the coding sequence GTGGAGGTCTCGCAGTACCTCGCCCTGCTGGGGCTGTGGATCGCCGGGATCGTCGCCCCCGGCCCGGACGTGCTGGTGATCCTGCGCAACTCGTCGCTGGGCTCCCGCGCGGCCGGGGTGCTCACCGCCGTGGGCGTGATGACCGGCAACCTCGTGTGGATCACGCTGTCCCTCACGGGCGTCACCGTCCTGATCAGCCAGGCCGACACCGCGCAGCGGCTCATCCAGGTGGCGGGGGCGCTGTTCCTCGGCTGGTTGGGGGTGAACGGGGTCCGGGCCGGGCTCGCCGCACGGACCGCGCCGGCGGCCGTGCCGGCGGGACCGGCCCCGCCCACGGGGTCCGCCCCGTCCACGGTGCCGCCGGGTGCAGTGCCGCTGCCCGGTGCGGTGCCGCGCGGGCGGGCGCTCGGCCCGGCCCGGGCGTTCGTGCTGGGGCTCGTCACCAACCTCTCGAACGCGAAGGCCATCATCTTCTTCGTGGCCCTGTTCGCCAACGTGGTCCCGGCCGGGGCCCGCTGGTGGGAGACCGCCCTGGTCTTCGTGCTGCTGGTGGCGGTGGGCCTTGCCTGGTTCACCGCCGTGGCCTGGATGGGCTCCGTCGAGCGGCTGGCGGCGACCTTCCGCCGCCACGGCGCCGTCGTGGAGCTGGCCTCCGGAGCCCTGTTCCTGGTGCTCGCCCTGGCGTTGCTGGTGAGCGCGCTGTGA
- the rimI gene encoding ribosomal protein S18-alanine N-acetyltransferase, which yields MTAQDVPVVHALEQDLFPADAWPLEMFSAELAQPVCWYWVAEQDDRIVGYAGLMCIRPVGDVQTIAVLPEHEGRGIGSALLRTLHGQARELGATEVLLEVRADNPRAQRLYRRFGYEHIHTRPRYYRDGTDALIMRLDLTAPEPPSTPAPTHPTEDDR from the coding sequence ATGACCGCCCAGGACGTCCCCGTGGTGCACGCCCTGGAGCAGGACCTCTTCCCGGCCGACGCCTGGCCGCTGGAGATGTTCTCCGCCGAGCTGGCCCAGCCCGTGTGCTGGTACTGGGTGGCCGAGCAGGACGACCGGATCGTCGGCTACGCGGGACTGATGTGCATCCGCCCGGTCGGCGACGTCCAGACCATCGCGGTGCTGCCCGAGCACGAGGGCCGCGGGATCGGCTCGGCGCTGCTGCGCACCCTGCACGGGCAGGCCCGCGAGCTCGGCGCCACCGAGGTGCTGCTCGAGGTCCGCGCCGACAACCCCCGCGCCCAGCGGCTCTACCGCCGCTTCGGCTACGAGCACATCCACACCCGGCCCCGCTACTACCGGGACGGCACCGACGCGCTGATCATGCGCCTGGACCTCACCGCCCCGGAGCCCCCGAGCACCCCGGCCCCGACCCACCCCACGGAGGACGACCGATGA
- a CDS encoding inositol-3-phosphate synthase yields the protein MSHHPIRVAVAGVGNCASSLIQGVHFYADADPGQTVPGLMHVVFGDYHVSDVQFVAAFDVDAAKVGVDLCEAITAGQNNTMVFAPVPHTGVTVQRGPTLDGLGAYYREMVQESDAEPVDVAQALREAQVDVLVSYLPVGSEAADRFYAQAALDAGVAFVNALPVFIASTEEWAEKFTAAGVPIVGDDIKSQIGATITHRVLAKLFEDRGYVLDRTYQLNVGGNMDFMNMLERTRLESKKISKTQAVTSNVVREFGTQDVHIGPSDHVPWLDDRKFAFVRLEGHGFGNAPISLEYKLEVWDSPNSAGVIIDAIRAAKIGLDRGIGGPLTSAAAYFMKSPPEQQADDTARANLEAFIRGDLER from the coding sequence GTGTCCCACCATCCGATCCGAGTGGCCGTGGCCGGTGTCGGCAACTGCGCCTCGTCCCTGATCCAGGGCGTGCACTTCTACGCCGACGCCGACCCGGGGCAGACCGTGCCCGGGCTGATGCACGTGGTCTTCGGCGACTACCACGTCTCCGACGTGCAGTTCGTGGCCGCCTTCGACGTCGACGCCGCCAAGGTCGGGGTCGATCTGTGCGAGGCGATCACCGCCGGGCAGAACAACACCATGGTCTTCGCCCCGGTCCCGCACACCGGGGTGACCGTCCAGCGCGGGCCGACCCTGGACGGGCTGGGGGCCTACTACCGGGAGATGGTCCAGGAGTCGGACGCCGAGCCGGTGGACGTCGCGCAGGCGCTGCGGGAGGCGCAGGTGGACGTGCTGGTGTCCTATCTGCCGGTGGGCTCCGAGGCCGCCGACCGGTTCTACGCCCAGGCCGCCCTGGACGCGGGGGTGGCCTTCGTCAACGCCCTGCCGGTGTTCATCGCCTCCACCGAGGAGTGGGCGGAGAAGTTCACGGCCGCGGGGGTGCCGATCGTGGGGGACGACATCAAGTCCCAGATCGGGGCGACGATCACCCACCGGGTGCTGGCCAAGCTCTTCGAGGACCGCGGCTACGTGCTGGACCGGACCTATCAGCTCAACGTGGGCGGGAACATGGACTTCATGAACATGCTCGAGCGCACCCGGCTGGAGTCCAAGAAGATCTCCAAGACCCAGGCGGTGACCTCCAACGTGGTGCGGGAGTTCGGCACCCAGGACGTGCACATCGGCCCCTCCGACCACGTGCCGTGGCTGGATGACCGCAAGTTCGCCTTCGTGCGGCTGGAGGGCCACGGCTTCGGCAACGCCCCGATCTCCTTGGAGTACAAGCTGGAGGTGTGGGACTCCCCGAACTCGGCCGGGGTGATCATCGACGCGATCCGGGCGGCGAAGATCGGCCTGGACCGCGGGATCGGCGGGCCGCTGACCTCGGCGGCGGCGTACTTCATGAAGTCCCCGCCCGAGCAGCAGGCCGACGACACCGCCCGGGCGAACCTGGAGGCCTTCATCCGCGGCGACCTCGAACGCTGA
- the alr gene encoding alanine racemase yields MVDLAAVRANVRRIRDLAGPARLMAVVKADAYGHGAVPVARAALEAGAHALGVAHVAEALTLRAAGITAPVLAWLHTVDTDFRAALAQDVELGVSGWELGPVAEAARALGRPARIHLKIDTGLGRNGATAERWPELVRRAAQAEAQGLVRVTGVFTHLAVADEPSRPETREQLERFRAAVDTARAAGLRPALRHAANSPGLFQAAGLERPEDMLLDMVRVGVCLYGLSPFPDRTPRQLGLVPAMTLRSTVSAVKEVPAGQGVSYGLGYVTERPTTLALIPLGYADGVPRSGTGGPVRIQGRTYPEVGRIAMDQLVVDLGAPGLSAPEHGLLGAEAVLFGAGDDPSASAWADAAGTINYEIVTRVSPRVPRVHVDRPADPEHEDPGRTGPGRRSAGDGTPGRVDGSAADGEERA; encoded by the coding sequence GTGGTCGATCTCGCCGCGGTCCGCGCCAACGTGCGCCGGATCCGGGACCTGGCCGGCCCCGCGCGGCTGATGGCCGTGGTCAAGGCGGACGCCTACGGCCACGGGGCCGTGCCCGTGGCCCGCGCCGCCCTGGAGGCGGGCGCGCACGCCCTGGGCGTCGCCCACGTCGCCGAGGCCCTCACCCTGCGCGCGGCGGGGATCACCGCCCCGGTGCTCGCGTGGCTGCACACCGTGGACACGGACTTCCGCGCCGCCCTCGCCCAGGACGTCGAGCTCGGCGTCAGCGGGTGGGAGCTCGGCCCGGTCGCCGAGGCCGCGCGGGCGCTCGGCCGGCCGGCGCGGATCCACCTCAAGATCGACACCGGGCTGGGCCGCAACGGCGCGACGGCCGAACGGTGGCCCGAGCTCGTGCGCCGCGCCGCGCAGGCCGAGGCCCAGGGTCTCGTGCGGGTCACCGGCGTGTTCACCCACCTGGCCGTGGCCGACGAGCCCTCCCGGCCCGAGACCCGGGAGCAGCTCGAGCGCTTCCGCGCGGCCGTGGACACGGCGCGCGCCGCCGGGCTGCGGCCCGCGCTGCGGCACGCCGCGAACTCCCCGGGCCTGTTCCAGGCCGCCGGCCTGGAACGCCCGGAGGACATGCTCCTGGACATGGTCCGCGTGGGCGTCTGCCTGTACGGGCTCTCCCCGTTCCCCGACCGCACTCCGCGGCAGCTCGGCCTGGTGCCGGCCATGACCCTGCGCAGCACCGTCAGCGCGGTCAAGGAGGTCCCCGCCGGGCAGGGCGTCTCCTACGGGCTGGGCTACGTGACCGAGCGGCCCACCACCCTCGCGCTGATCCCGCTGGGCTACGCCGACGGCGTGCCGCGCTCCGGGACCGGCGGGCCGGTGCGCATCCAGGGGCGCACCTATCCGGAGGTCGGGCGGATCGCGATGGACCAGCTCGTGGTGGACCTGGGCGCCCCCGGCCTGTCCGCGCCCGAGCACGGGCTGCTGGGCGCGGAGGCCGTCCTGTTCGGGGCGGGGGACGACCCCTCCGCGTCGGCCTGGGCGGACGCCGCCGGCACCATCAACTACGAGATCGTCACCCGCGTCTCGCCCCGTGTGCCGCGGGTGCACGTGGACCGCCCGGCGGACCCGGAGCACGAGGACCCGGGGCGCACCGGCCCAGGACGCCGCAGCGCGGGGGACGGGACCCCGGGGCGCGTGGACGGCTCGGCCGCTGATGGGGAGGAGCGGGCATGA
- the tsaD gene encoding tRNA (adenosine(37)-N6)-threonylcarbamoyltransferase complex transferase subunit TsaD — protein sequence MTDGPLVLGIESSCDETGVGIVRGRTLLANVVSSSMDEHARFGGVIPEIASRAHLDALVPTLREALDRAGVGLAELDALAVTSGPGLAGALMVGVAAAKALAVATGKPLYAVNHLVAHVSVGVLEDSGIEGFRGGFDDGLPRDLGALLVSGGHTEILAVDDLSRDVRLLGATIDDAAGEAYDKVARVLGLAYPGGPAIDAAARSGDPTAFRFPRGLTAGKYLGSAERPGPHRYDFSFSGLKTAVARVVEAHEAEGRAVPVADVAASFQEAVADVVTRKAVLACTEQGLGTLLLGGGVAANSRLRELTAERCAAHGIELVVPKLSLCTDNGAMVAALAARVVAEGREPSGLGFAADSSLPVTTVSV from the coding sequence ATGACCGACGGACCGCTGGTGCTGGGCATCGAGTCCTCCTGCGACGAGACCGGCGTCGGGATCGTGCGCGGGCGCACGCTGCTCGCCAACGTCGTGTCCTCCTCGATGGACGAGCACGCCCGGTTCGGGGGCGTGATCCCCGAGATCGCCTCCCGGGCCCACCTCGACGCCCTCGTGCCCACCCTGCGCGAGGCCCTGGACCGGGCCGGTGTGGGCCTGGCCGAGCTCGACGCCCTGGCCGTGACCTCCGGGCCCGGCCTGGCCGGGGCGCTCATGGTGGGCGTCGCCGCCGCGAAGGCGCTCGCCGTGGCCACCGGCAAGCCGCTGTACGCCGTCAACCACCTGGTGGCCCACGTCAGCGTGGGTGTGCTGGAGGACTCGGGGATCGAGGGCTTCCGGGGCGGCTTCGACGACGGCCTGCCCCGGGACCTGGGCGCGCTGCTGGTCTCCGGCGGGCACACCGAGATCCTCGCCGTCGACGACCTCTCCCGGGACGTGCGGCTGCTCGGGGCCACGATCGACGACGCGGCCGGCGAGGCCTACGACAAGGTGGCCCGGGTCCTGGGGCTGGCCTACCCGGGCGGTCCGGCCATCGACGCCGCCGCCCGGTCCGGGGACCCCACGGCCTTCCGCTTCCCGCGCGGGCTGACCGCGGGCAAGTACCTGGGCTCGGCCGAGCGGCCCGGCCCGCACCGCTACGACTTCTCCTTCTCCGGGCTCAAGACAGCGGTGGCCCGCGTGGTCGAGGCGCACGAGGCCGAGGGCCGGGCGGTGCCGGTCGCGGACGTCGCCGCGTCCTTCCAGGAAGCCGTGGCCGACGTCGTCACGCGCAAGGCGGTGCTCGCGTGCACCGAGCAGGGGCTCGGCACGCTGCTGCTGGGCGGGGGAGTGGCCGCCAACTCGCGGCTGCGGGAACTCACCGCCGAGCGCTGCGCCGCGCACGGGATCGAGCTGGTCGTCCCGAAGCTCTCCCTGTGCACCGACAACGGGGCGATGGTCGCGGCCCTCGCGGCCCGGGTCGTGGCCGAGGGCCGCGAGCCCTCGGGCCTGGGCTTCGCCGCCGACTCCTCCCTGCCCGTCACCACCGTCTCCGTCTGA
- the tsaB gene encoding tRNA (adenosine(37)-N6)-threonylcarbamoyltransferase complex dimerization subunit type 1 TsaB: MLLLCLDSSAVASAALVTGAGEIAGSFVSPDTRSHAEVLAPAVRDLLDGHGLTGAGLDGVLVGTGPGPFTGLRAGIATARALAFAWDLPLHGLMSLEALAQDAAEHARAAGHEEFLVLTDARRKEVYWARYALDPDGPRRVAGPGVAAAEQLPALPAYGRGAGIWAERLALPVPAFAGAQPSAASLGLAALRLRARGEEPGPDTTPLYLRESDAKVPGPRKKALA; encoded by the coding sequence GTGCTTCTCCTGTGCCTGGACTCCTCCGCCGTCGCCTCCGCCGCGCTCGTGACCGGCGCGGGTGAGATCGCCGGCTCCTTCGTGAGCCCCGACACCCGCTCCCACGCCGAGGTGCTGGCCCCCGCCGTCCGCGACCTGCTGGACGGGCACGGCCTGACCGGCGCCGGGCTCGACGGCGTGCTCGTGGGCACCGGTCCCGGCCCCTTCACCGGGCTGCGCGCCGGGATCGCGACCGCCCGGGCCCTCGCCTTCGCCTGGGACCTGCCGCTGCACGGCCTGATGAGCCTGGAGGCCCTGGCGCAGGACGCCGCCGAGCACGCCCGGGCGGCCGGCCACGAGGAGTTCCTCGTGCTCACCGACGCCCGCCGCAAGGAGGTCTACTGGGCCCGCTACGCCCTCGACCCCGACGGCCCGCGGCGGGTCGCCGGGCCGGGGGTCGCCGCCGCGGAGCAGCTCCCGGCGCTGCCCGCCTACGGCCGCGGCGCGGGGATCTGGGCGGAGCGGCTGGCGCTGCCCGTGCCGGCGTTCGCCGGGGCCCAGCCCTCGGCGGCGTCGCTCGGGCTCGCCGCGCTGCGCCTGCGCGCCCGCGGCGAGGAGCCGGGCCCGGACACGACCCCCCTGTACCTGCGCGAGTCCGACGCGAAGGTCCCCGGCCCCCGGAAGAAGGCCCTCGCGTGA
- a CDS encoding 2-hydroxyacid dehydrogenase, with translation MTEPTRPGSTVPQGPVLQIGALHPLVEDTLTTEFSALRLPAARRDREEFLDRHAGEVRVAVCSGRTGVDRELMGRLPRLEAVVHFGVGYDGTDAAEAAARGIRMSNTPDVLTDAVADTALALYLDVLRRFSAADRFVRRGEWETTGNYPLTVHASGRRVGILGLGRIGRAVAHRLTALGCEIHYHNRRPVPGVGHRYHGSPAELAAAVDALVVAVPGGPDSAALVDAAVLDALGPQGFLVNVARGAVVDETALVAALEEGRLAGAGLDVYRAEPHVPAALRRLENVVLLPHVGSATVQTRRAMAELTLRNLRSWLADGTLVTPVA, from the coding sequence ATGACCGAACCGACCCGACCGGGCAGCACCGTGCCGCAGGGCCCCGTCCTGCAGATCGGCGCCCTGCACCCCCTGGTGGAGGACACCCTCACCACCGAGTTCTCGGCGCTGCGCCTGCCCGCGGCACGCCGGGACCGGGAGGAGTTCCTGGACCGGCACGCCGGGGAGGTGCGCGTGGCTGTGTGCTCCGGGCGCACCGGCGTGGACCGGGAGCTCATGGGCCGCCTGCCCCGCCTCGAGGCCGTCGTGCACTTCGGCGTCGGCTACGACGGGACGGACGCCGCCGAGGCCGCCGCGCGCGGGATCCGGATGAGCAACACCCCCGACGTGCTCACCGACGCCGTGGCGGACACCGCGCTGGCCCTCTACCTCGACGTGCTGCGCCGGTTCTCCGCCGCCGACCGCTTCGTGCGCCGCGGGGAGTGGGAGACGACCGGCAACTACCCGCTGACCGTGCACGCCTCCGGCCGCCGCGTCGGGATCCTCGGCCTCGGCCGGATCGGCCGGGCCGTGGCCCACCGCCTCACCGCGCTCGGCTGCGAGATCCACTACCACAACCGGCGGCCGGTCCCCGGCGTCGGGCACCGCTACCACGGCTCCCCCGCGGAGCTCGCCGCGGCCGTCGACGCCCTGGTGGTCGCCGTGCCCGGCGGCCCGGACTCCGCGGCGCTGGTCGACGCCGCGGTCCTGGACGCCCTCGGCCCCCAGGGCTTCCTGGTCAACGTCGCCCGCGGCGCGGTCGTGGACGAGACCGCGCTCGTCGCTGCCCTGGAGGAGGGCCGCCTGGCCGGGGCCGGTCTGGACGTGTACCGCGCCGAGCCGCACGTGCCGGCCGCGCTGCGCCGGCTCGAGAACGTGGTGCTGCTGCCGCACGTGGGCAGCGCCACGGTGCAGACGCGCCGGGCGATGGCCGAGCTGACCCTGCGCAACCTCCGCAGCTGGCTCGCCGACGGCACCCTGGTCACGCCCGTGGCCTGA
- a CDS encoding glycosyltransferase yields the protein MSDAPLHVLLISLHTSPLEQPGSGDAGGMNVYVHQLAGALVDAGHTVDMATLDRDPGAPRTAGMRASRIREGLRLLTVSLPGAAGAAKEDLPGLTGAFAEVLRAEASRPDVVHAHYWLSGAVGRELADDWRVPLVLTLHTTALGKNLRTRADEGLEPAARAEAEAELIARAEATVVNTRTEALQMVELYDADPARLTVIMPGVDLSAFSPPEPGGNRRAGPRPGSPGRPLRVLFAGRLQALKGPHVLVDALARIRADAPGVPVELEIVGVGTRRFTAGLQQQVRELGLEDAVGFGPALPAPQLAERMRRADVVAVPSSSETFGLVALEAQACGTPVLATDVDGLRTAVLDGVTGRLVADRDPASWAHALLGLGRDPEALARMGAAAARRAREHSWERTALATAEVYARVRDRVRVRHGSRWCVNTLER from the coding sequence GTGTCCGACGCTCCGCTGCACGTCCTGCTGATCAGCCTGCACACCAGTCCCCTCGAGCAACCGGGGTCCGGTGACGCGGGCGGGATGAACGTCTACGTGCACCAGCTCGCCGGGGCGCTGGTGGACGCGGGGCACACGGTGGACATGGCCACCCTGGACCGGGACCCCGGCGCGCCGCGCACCGCGGGGATGCGGGCGTCCCGCATCCGCGAGGGCCTGCGGCTGCTCACGGTCTCGCTGCCCGGGGCGGCCGGCGCCGCGAAGGAGGACCTCCCGGGACTGACCGGCGCCTTCGCCGAGGTGCTCCGCGCCGAGGCCTCCCGCCCGGACGTGGTGCACGCCCACTACTGGCTCTCCGGGGCCGTGGGCCGGGAGCTCGCCGACGACTGGCGCGTGCCCCTGGTGCTCACCCTGCACACCACGGCCCTGGGCAAGAACCTGCGGACCCGGGCCGACGAGGGGCTGGAGCCCGCCGCCCGTGCCGAGGCGGAGGCCGAGCTGATCGCACGGGCCGAGGCCACCGTGGTCAACACCCGCACCGAGGCCCTGCAGATGGTCGAGCTCTACGACGCCGATCCGGCGCGGCTGACCGTGATCATGCCCGGCGTCGACCTCTCCGCCTTCTCCCCGCCGGAGCCCGGCGGGAACCGCCGGGCCGGGCCCCGGCCCGGCTCCCCGGGCCGCCCGCTGCGGGTGCTCTTCGCCGGCCGGCTGCAGGCCCTCAAGGGCCCGCACGTGCTGGTGGACGCGCTCGCCCGGATCCGCGCGGACGCCCCCGGGGTGCCGGTCGAGCTCGAGATCGTGGGCGTGGGCACCCGCCGGTTCACGGCCGGGCTGCAGCAGCAGGTGCGCGAGCTGGGGCTGGAGGACGCGGTGGGCTTCGGCCCCGCCCTGCCGGCCCCGCAGCTGGCGGAGCGGATGCGCCGCGCCGACGTGGTGGCCGTGCCCTCCTCCTCCGAGACGTTCGGCCTCGTGGCGCTGGAGGCCCAGGCCTGCGGCACCCCGGTGCTCGCCACGGACGTGGACGGGCTGCGCACCGCCGTGCTCGACGGGGTCACCGGGCGGCTGGTCGCGGACCGCGACCCCGCGTCGTGGGCGCACGCCCTCCTCGGGCTCGGTCGCGACCCGGAGGCCCTGGCGCGCATGGGCGCCGCGGCGGCCCGCCGCGCCCGGGAGCACTCCTGGGAGCGCACCGCCCTGGCCACGGCCGAGGTCTACGCCCGGGTCCGGGACCGCGTGCGGGTACGCCACGGTAGCCGGTGGTGCGTGAATACACTCGAACGGTGA